Proteins encoded in a region of the Zea mays cultivar B73 chromosome 2, Zm-B73-REFERENCE-NAM-5.0, whole genome shotgun sequence genome:
- the LOC103649277 gene encoding uncharacterized protein, with protein sequence MDPFKNNDVRPPLRELSNNTLEDECPDVSISDASIIDCTIPCDTTPGGRDDARQRRRERERVRYATMSAEKKNELKKRRESRKKGNVMHHEYSEVCNIPANKDNNNHQNNEIEDVDDDSYRLHKNNSFEVHRRLGSEKLSTHLSGAG encoded by the exons ATGGATCCATTCAAAAATAACGATGTTCGTCCTCCATTAAGAGAACTATCTAACAACACCCTTGAAG ATGAATGTCCAGATGTGTCTATAAGCGACGCAAGCATCATTGATTGTACTATACCGTGTGATACCACTCCAG GAGGACGTGATGATGCAAGACAACGTAGGAGGGAAAGAGAAAGAGTACGATATGCTACAATGAGTGCTGAAAAGAAAAATGAATTGAAGAAGCGTCGTGAGTCACGAAAAAAGGGAAATGTTATGCACCATGAGTATTCAGAAG TTTGCAACATCCCTGCAAACAAGGACAACAATAATCATCAAAACAATGAAATTGAGGACGTTGATGATGATTCTTATCGGTTGCATAAGAATAACTCATTTGAGGTGCATAGAAGACTTGGCAGTGAAAAACTTTCCACACATTTGTCAGGTGCTGGTTGA